From Quercus lobata isolate SW786 chromosome 1, ValleyOak3.0 Primary Assembly, whole genome shotgun sequence, one genomic window encodes:
- the LOC115990781 gene encoding CTL-like protein DDB_G0274487 isoform X1 → MSDSQSRSPISSSSSSSATDQNVSRSQRSGDGGQTLASGSSRHWHDIFWLAVFMLHMVVLGFGLTVLGLNRFQKKDRLNIDKYAAGITKHHEGLTEHYWPMYAVAGGVGTALGCAWLLLLGSRANQMMKFTVHILTTYLAVISVLCFWGEQFFWGVVFAIGAALQFLYIISVIDRLPFTMLVLQKSVKMVWSLPEVMRVAYAFMFVMLLWMGLWSFGAAGVVASSLGESGCWWLLVVLSVSLFWTGAVLCNTVHVIVSGMVFLVLIHGGREASSIPPNSLIKSLQYAVTTSFGSICYGSLFTAAIRTLRWEIRGVRSKIGNNECLLCCVDFLFHLVETLVRFFNKYAYVQIAVYGKSFNHSARDAWELFQSTGVEALIAYDCSGAVLLMGTLMGGLVTGTCTGVWTWFESRDRVSMVGSTAMLMGMVLVGLAMVVVESAVTSIYICYAEDPLLIHRWDAEFFNQMSEMLHQRLQHRSARAREVLTHTRLDGHSA, encoded by the exons ATGAGCGACTCTCAGTCTCGGAGCCCCatctcctcctcttcctcctcctccgcCACCGATCAG AATGTGAGCCGGAGTCAGAGAAGTGGTGATGGTGGTCAAACGTTGGCTTCCGGGTCATCACGTCACTGGCATGATATTTTCTGGTTGGCGGTTTTTATGCTTCATATGGTTGTTTTGGGATTTGGCCTAACGGTTCTTGGGCTCAATAGGTTTCAGAAAAAGGATAGGCTAAACATTGATAAGTATGCTGCTGGGATAACAAAACACCATGAGGGCTTGACGGAGCATTACTGGCCAATGTATGCTGTTGCTGGTGGTGTTGGGACTGCTCTTGGATGTGCTTGGTTGTTGTTACTGGGTTCACGTGCGAATCAAATGATGAAGTTTACGGTGCACATTTTGACTACATATCTTGCTGTGATTAGTGTTTTGTGTTTCTGGGGCGAGCAGTTCTTCTGGGGTGTTGTGTTTGCAATTGGTGCTGCTTTGCAATTCTTGTATATCATATCGGTAATAGACAG ACTGCCATTTACTATGCTGGTGTTGCAAAAATCTGTGAAGATGGTGTGGAGTCTTCCTGAAGTTATGAGAGTAGCATATGCATTCATGTTTGTCATGCTTTTATGGATGGGATTATGGTCTTTTGGAGCAGCTGGTGTTGTGGCTTCAAGCTTGGGTGAAAGTGGATGCTGGTGGCTTCTTGTG GTTCTCTCTGTAAGCTTATTTTGGACTGGTGCAGTCCTCTGTAACACTGTACATGTTATAGTTTCTGGGATGGTGTTTCTTGTTCTCATCCATGGTGGTCGCGAAGCATCATCAATACCTCCAAATTCCTTGATCAAGTCTTTACAGTATGCTGTGACAACATCTTTTGGCAGCATTTGCTATGGATCACTCTTCACAGCTGCTATTCGCACTCTACGGTGGGAG ATCAGGGGAGTTCGGTCAAAGATTGGCAACAATGAGTGTTTACTTTGCTGTGTTGATTTCTTGTTTCATCTTGTGGAGACTCTTGTTCGTTTTTTCAACAAGTATGCCTATGTTCAG ATTGCTGTGTATGGCAAAAGCTTTAATCATTCAGCAAGGGATGCTTGGGAGTTATTTCAGTCAACTGGAGTAGAAGCACTTATTGCCTATGATTGTTCAGGTGCTGTTCTACTAATGGGCACTCTTATGGGTGGGCTTGTTACTGGAACCTGCACAGGAGTTTGGACATGGTTTGAATCGAGGGACAGAGTGAGCATGGTTGGGTCCACTGCAATGTTGATGGGAATGGTCTTG GTGGGACTGGCAATGGTGGTGGTTGAAAGTGCTGTTACATCCATATATATCTGTTATGCAGAGGATCCATTGTTGATTCATAGATGGGATGCTGAATTTTTCAACCAGATGTCAGAGATGCTACACCAACGTCTTCAGCATAGGAGCGCCCGGGCAAGGGAAGTATTAACCCACACTCGCCTTGATGGCCACTCTGCTTGA
- the LOC115990781 gene encoding CTL-like protein DDB_G0274487 isoform X2 produces MYAVAGGVGTALGCAWLLLLGSRANQMMKFTVHILTTYLAVISVLCFWGEQFFWGVVFAIGAALQFLYIISVIDRLPFTMLVLQKSVKMVWSLPEVMRVAYAFMFVMLLWMGLWSFGAAGVVASSLGESGCWWLLVVLSVSLFWTGAVLCNTVHVIVSGMVFLVLIHGGREASSIPPNSLIKSLQYAVTTSFGSICYGSLFTAAIRTLRWEIRGVRSKIGNNECLLCCVDFLFHLVETLVRFFNKYAYVQIAVYGKSFNHSARDAWELFQSTGVEALIAYDCSGAVLLMGTLMGGLVTGTCTGVWTWFESRDRVSMVGSTAMLMGMVLVGLAMVVVESAVTSIYICYAEDPLLIHRWDAEFFNQMSEMLHQRLQHRSARAREVLTHTRLDGHSA; encoded by the exons ATGTATGCTGTTGCTGGTGGTGTTGGGACTGCTCTTGGATGTGCTTGGTTGTTGTTACTGGGTTCACGTGCGAATCAAATGATGAAGTTTACGGTGCACATTTTGACTACATATCTTGCTGTGATTAGTGTTTTGTGTTTCTGGGGCGAGCAGTTCTTCTGGGGTGTTGTGTTTGCAATTGGTGCTGCTTTGCAATTCTTGTATATCATATCGGTAATAGACAG ACTGCCATTTACTATGCTGGTGTTGCAAAAATCTGTGAAGATGGTGTGGAGTCTTCCTGAAGTTATGAGAGTAGCATATGCATTCATGTTTGTCATGCTTTTATGGATGGGATTATGGTCTTTTGGAGCAGCTGGTGTTGTGGCTTCAAGCTTGGGTGAAAGTGGATGCTGGTGGCTTCTTGTG GTTCTCTCTGTAAGCTTATTTTGGACTGGTGCAGTCCTCTGTAACACTGTACATGTTATAGTTTCTGGGATGGTGTTTCTTGTTCTCATCCATGGTGGTCGCGAAGCATCATCAATACCTCCAAATTCCTTGATCAAGTCTTTACAGTATGCTGTGACAACATCTTTTGGCAGCATTTGCTATGGATCACTCTTCACAGCTGCTATTCGCACTCTACGGTGGGAG ATCAGGGGAGTTCGGTCAAAGATTGGCAACAATGAGTGTTTACTTTGCTGTGTTGATTTCTTGTTTCATCTTGTGGAGACTCTTGTTCGTTTTTTCAACAAGTATGCCTATGTTCAG ATTGCTGTGTATGGCAAAAGCTTTAATCATTCAGCAAGGGATGCTTGGGAGTTATTTCAGTCAACTGGAGTAGAAGCACTTATTGCCTATGATTGTTCAGGTGCTGTTCTACTAATGGGCACTCTTATGGGTGGGCTTGTTACTGGAACCTGCACAGGAGTTTGGACATGGTTTGAATCGAGGGACAGAGTGAGCATGGTTGGGTCCACTGCAATGTTGATGGGAATGGTCTTG GTGGGACTGGCAATGGTGGTGGTTGAAAGTGCTGTTACATCCATATATATCTGTTATGCAGAGGATCCATTGTTGATTCATAGATGGGATGCTGAATTTTTCAACCAGATGTCAGAGATGCTACACCAACGTCTTCAGCATAGGAGCGCCCGGGCAAGGGAAGTATTAACCCACACTCGCCTTGATGGCCACTCTGCTTGA